One genomic region from Vicia villosa cultivar HV-30 ecotype Madison, WI unplaced genomic scaffold, Vvil1.0 ctg.000790F_1_1, whole genome shotgun sequence encodes:
- the LOC131631202 gene encoding F-box/LRR-repeat protein 3-like yields MKKKRSSQPLSEPVIALRKKKRICVKSFQQQQQSFSSTQPEFCLPDDCWEHVFSFIINPVAVPEDKNKLYFKSSLSLVSKQFLSITNRLIFSLTIYYPQLCFLPCFFHRFSNLHSLDLWFASSHDLDNNAAIALALRDRPTLKSLSVFGIELKDANYVSSHYIDSFLSLKGLNSLKFRYSKISDDLLYSIARGLPLKSFVLENCMGYSYHGIYDLLSNCHGIQHLGLHDVDFLNNHHVSQLSLLLPDLTSINLSRCSKLTESALFALIKNCHSLGEITMESIYTTKGESIKVSDILKDFDANPQLKFLHLCSNSLINDETLILLASVFPNLQFLNLRFCDNISKRGICQVLSTCCKLKHLDLSCSYNMRGLKMNFVVHQLEVLDLSYSNVNDKTLYQISKSCCGLLQLVLIMCDYVTEKGVMRVVENCTQLKKICLKWCRKVNVDVVVSMLPSRPSLHVFSSKHHYMWCDKVNANVVVSLVSLRPLLSML; encoded by the coding sequence atgaagaagaagagatcTTCTCAACCACTATCGGAACCTGTCATTGctttgagaaagaagaagagaatttGTGTCAAAtcttttcaacaacaacaacaatcgttTTCTTCTACACAACCTGAATTTTGCTTACCAGATGATTGCTGGGAGCATGTcttttcattcatcatcaatccaGTTGCCGTACCCGAAGACAAAAACAAACTCTACTTCAAATCCTCCCTATCTCTCGTCTCTAAACAATTCCTCTCCATCACCAACCGTCTCATATTCTCTCTCACTATTTATTATCCACAGCTTTGCTTTCTCCCTTGTTTTTTTCATAGATTCTCCAACCTTCATTCTCTTGACCTCTGGTTCGCCTCCTCGCATGATCTCGACAACAATGCAGCCATTGCTTTGGCTCTCCGTGACAGACCAACATTAAAATCATTATCTGTTTTTGGAATTGAGCTAAAGGATGCAAACTATGTTTCTTCACATTACATTGATTCCTTCCTGAGTTTGAAGGGTTTGAATTCTCTTAAGTTTCGGTATTCCAAAATATCCGATGATTTGCTTTACTCTATTGCAAGAggtcttcctttgaagagttttgtGCTTGAAAATTGTATGGGCTATAGTTATCATGGAATTTATGATTTATTATCCAACTGTCATGGGATACAACATTTGGGTCTTCATGATGTTGATTTTCTAAATAATCATCATGTTTCCCAGTTGTCTTTACTTCTTCCTGATTTAACATCTATAAATCTTAGTAGATGTTCCAAGCTCACAGAATCAGCTTTGTTTGCCCTCATTAAGAACTGTCATTCACTTGGTGAGATCACCATGGAAAGCATATATACTACTAAAGGAGAGAGTATAAAAGTTTctgatattttgaaagattttgacgCCAACCCTCAATTAAAGTTTCTACATCTGTGTTCCAATTCATTGATAAACGACGAGACTCTCATATTGCTTGCTTCTGTTTTTCCCAATTTACAGTTTCTCAATTTAAGATTTTGCGATAACATATCTAAAAGAGGTATTTGTCAAGTTTTAAGTACATGTTGTAAGCTTAAACATCTGGACTTGTCCTGCAGTTATAATATGAGAGGACTTAAAATGAACTTTGTAGTTCACCAACTAGAGGTGTTGGACTTATCATATTCAAATGTTAATGATAAAACACTCTATCAGATCTCAAAGAGTTGTTGTGGCCTTTTGCAGCTAGTATTGATAATGTGTGATTATGTCACAGAAAAAGGAGTGATGCGTGTGGTTGAAAACTGCACCCAAttgaaaaaaatttgtttgaaGTGGTGTCGCAAAGtgaatgttgatgttgttgtctcAATGCTTCCATCAAGGCCATCATTACATGTGTTTTCATCAAAGCATCATTACATGTGGTGTGATAAAGTGAATGCTAATGTTGTTGTCTCCTTGGTTTCATTAAGGCCATTATTATCCATGTTATAG